The following coding sequences are from one Diospyros lotus cultivar Yz01 chromosome 7, ASM1463336v1, whole genome shotgun sequence window:
- the LOC127805903 gene encoding receptor-like protein 13, translating to MLKLLNMSRNKFEGVILSSLGNITSLSILNLSNNQLSSKIPIHLVMGCSFLEVLKLSSNNLTGPMLPFQNNLPNLWLLLLDDNKFTEIPRCLSNSSGLKMLNLSHNHLKGVFLVEFCQFDGLQLLDLSDNNFTGTIPSCFNVEDLKQIQLSNNRLNGPFSEVFHQLMNNLIIIELSNNHFNGSIPNWIDSLSWLSILILKNNHFESNIPYQICHLSRLMLIDLSSNKFSSNIPSYLNNITFDKEKELGLLLRPTSQIVEAPLKNNLMIYSRRGYSMLGINIYILLANETFFSSHVEFTTKGIALLFTREPLLLFSAIDISNNKLAGRIPPEIGNLSKIKALNLSYNNLIGGIPTTFSKLQI from the coding sequence ATGTTAAAATTACTAAACATGTCTAGAAATAAATTTGAAGGCGTGATTCTATCTTCATTAGGTAACATAACCTCTCTATCTATTCTAAACTTGTCAAATAACCAATTATCTAGTAAAATTCCTATACATTTGGTAATGGGTTGTAGCTTCTTGGAAGTGCTGAAGCTATCAAGCAACAACTTGACAGGCCCTATGCTACCCTTTCAAAATAACTTACCAAACTTATGGTTGTTGCTTTTGGATGATAATAAGTTCACAGAAATCCCACGCTGCTTATCCAATAGTAGTGGCTTGAAAATGTTGAATCTTAGCCATAATCATCTTAAAGGTGTGTTTCTTGTTGAGTTTTGTCAATTTGATGGACTACAACTATTGGATCTTTCTGACAACAATTTCACTGGGACAATACCGTCTTGCTTCAATGTGGAAGACCTAAAGCAAATTCAATTGTCCAATAATAGGCTAAATGGACCATTTTCGGAGGTGTTCCATCAATTAATGAACaacttaataataatagaactttcaaataaccattttaatggTAGCATTCCAAATTGGATCGATAGTCTTTCCTGGTTAAGCAttcttatattgaaaaataaccACTTTGAAAGTAATATCCCATATCAAATTTGCCACTTGTCTAGATTAATGTTGATTGATCTTTCTTCCAATAAGTTTTCGAGCAACATTCCTAGTTACTTGAATAATATCACATTTGATAAAGAAAAGGAATTAGGATTGTTGTTACGTCCAACCAGTCAAATTGTGGAAGCACCCTTAAAGAATAACCTAATGATTTATAGTCGTCGTGGTTACTCAATGCTTGGTATCAACATATACATCTTGCTCGCAAATGAAACATTTTTCTCATCACATGTGGAGTTCACAACCAAAGGAATAGCCTTGCTCTTCACAAGAGAGCCTCTATTACTTTTTTCAGCAATTGATATCTCTAACAACAAATTAGCTGGTCGCATACCACCTGAAATTGGCAACCTTAGCAAAATCAAAGCATTGAACCTCTCCTACAACAACTTAATTGGAGGAATCCCAACAACATTTTCCAAGTTACAGATATAG